From a region of the Plodia interpunctella isolate USDA-ARS_2022_Savannah chromosome 13, ilPloInte3.2, whole genome shotgun sequence genome:
- the Vkor gene encoding vitamin K epoxide reductase complex subunit 1 isoform X1: MNKHKTTGQTSGVPAVSAMKSVSLLRGITAVAIAGVLVSTYALYVEMAVEARPGYKALCDIAERASCSRVLTSEYSKGFGFMPKESSLEVPNCIFGILFYCIMIFLATFDHKFAVRLQFFLALTSVTSSVYLAYLLVFVLHDFCIVCVSTYFINAALVALVYKKTKLVTAKNK, encoded by the exons gtaccaGCTGTTTCTGCAATGAAGTCTGTGTCTCTGTTGCGTGGCATCACGGCCGTGGCCATCGCTGGCGTGCTGGTGTCCACGTATGCACTGTATGTGGAGATGGCAGTGGAGGCCCGTCCTGGGTACAAGGCGCTATGCGACATTGCTGAGCGCGCCAGCTGCTCCAGGGTGCTCACGTCCGA gtATTCAAAGGGCTTTGGATTTATGCCAAAAGAGTCATCACTGGAAGTACCGAATTGTATATtcggaatattattttattgcattatgatatttttgg CGACGTTTGATCACAAATTCGCTGTGCGGCTGCAGTTCTTCTTGGCATTAACGTCGGTCACATCCAGTGTATACCTGGCGTATcttcttgtctttgttttacacgatttttgtatagtttgtgtttcaacatattttattaatgcagCCTTAGTTGCATTAGTCTATAAAAAGACTAAATTAGTAActgcgaaaaataaataa
- the Vkor gene encoding vitamin K epoxide reductase complex subunit 1 isoform X3 has translation MKSVSLLRGITAVAIAGVLVSTYALYVEMAVEARPGYKALCDIAERASCSRVLTSEYSKGFGFMPKESSLEVPNCIFGILFYCIMIFLATFDHKFAVRLQFFLALTSVTSSVYLAYLLVFVLHDFCIVCVSTYFINAALVALVYKKTKLVTAKNK, from the exons ATGAAGTCTGTGTCTCTGTTGCGTGGCATCACGGCCGTGGCCATCGCTGGCGTGCTGGTGTCCACGTATGCACTGTATGTGGAGATGGCAGTGGAGGCCCGTCCTGGGTACAAGGCGCTATGCGACATTGCTGAGCGCGCCAGCTGCTCCAGGGTGCTCACGTCCGA gtATTCAAAGGGCTTTGGATTTATGCCAAAAGAGTCATCACTGGAAGTACCGAATTGTATATtcggaatattattttattgcattatgatatttttgg CGACGTTTGATCACAAATTCGCTGTGCGGCTGCAGTTCTTCTTGGCATTAACGTCGGTCACATCCAGTGTATACCTGGCGTATcttcttgtctttgttttacacgatttttgtatagtttgtgtttcaacatattttattaatgcagCCTTAGTTGCATTAGTCTATAAAAAGACTAAATTAGTAActgcgaaaaataaataa
- the Vkor gene encoding vitamin K epoxide reductase complex subunit 1 isoform X2, with protein MRAAIRWQGVVSVPAVSAMKSVSLLRGITAVAIAGVLVSTYALYVEMAVEARPGYKALCDIAERASCSRVLTSEYSKGFGFMPKESSLEVPNCIFGILFYCIMIFLATFDHKFAVRLQFFLALTSVTSSVYLAYLLVFVLHDFCIVCVSTYFINAALVALVYKKTKLVTAKNK; from the exons gtaccaGCTGTTTCTGCAATGAAGTCTGTGTCTCTGTTGCGTGGCATCACGGCCGTGGCCATCGCTGGCGTGCTGGTGTCCACGTATGCACTGTATGTGGAGATGGCAGTGGAGGCCCGTCCTGGGTACAAGGCGCTATGCGACATTGCTGAGCGCGCCAGCTGCTCCAGGGTGCTCACGTCCGA gtATTCAAAGGGCTTTGGATTTATGCCAAAAGAGTCATCACTGGAAGTACCGAATTGTATATtcggaatattattttattgcattatgatatttttgg CGACGTTTGATCACAAATTCGCTGTGCGGCTGCAGTTCTTCTTGGCATTAACGTCGGTCACATCCAGTGTATACCTGGCGTATcttcttgtctttgttttacacgatttttgtatagtttgtgtttcaacatattttattaatgcagCCTTAGTTGCATTAGTCTATAAAAAGACTAAATTAGTAActgcgaaaaataaataa